From Camelina sativa cultivar DH55 chromosome 7, Cs, whole genome shotgun sequence, one genomic window encodes:
- the LOC104705191 gene encoding pentatricopeptide repeat-containing protein At1g62680, mitochondrial-like, which produces MRSSVAITGKRLLHRHTRVITGSAPAALCGFCCSGRAFSGHSYDYRERLSKTRLSDLKLDDAVELFSVMVQSRPFPSIVDFSKLLSAIAKMKRFDVVISLGEQMQNLGISHNLYSYSILINGLCKTGDIDLALTLLKKMENGKIEADVVIYSTIIDSLCKYKHLDDALNLFNEMEIKGIRANVVTYNSLISCLCNYGRWSDASQLLSDMIKRKINPDLVTFNALIDAFGKEGKLTEAEKLYEEMIKRSIDPNIFIYSSLINGFCMHDRLEEAKQMFSLMVSKSCRGVEV; this is translated from the coding sequence ATGAGGAGCTCGGTTGCGATTACGGGGAAGAGACTTCTTCATCGGCATACCCGGGTGATTACAGGTTCGGCTCCTGCTGCTCTTTGCGGTTTTTGTTGCTCGGGACGAGCTTTTTCTGGTCATAGTTATGATTACAGAGAGAGATTGAGCAAAACTCGGCTGAGTGATTTAAAGTTAGATGATGCTGTTGAGTTGTTCAGTGTTATGGTACAGTCTCGTCCCTTTCCTTCCATTGTTGATTTCAGTAAACTGTTGAGTGCTATTGCTAAGATGAAGAGGTTTGATGTTGTCATCTCTCTTGGTGAGCAGATGCAGAATTTGGGAATTTCACATAATCTCTACAGTTACAGCATTTTGATTAATGGACTCTGTAAGACTGGTGATATTGATTTGGCTTTAACTCTGctcaagaagatggagaatgGGAAAATAGAGGCTGATGTTGTAATCTACAGCACAATCATTGATAGTCTTTGCAAATACAAACATTTGGATGATGCTCTCAACCTGTTCAACGAAATGGAGATCAAAGGAATTAGAGCCAATGTTGTTACCTACAACTCCCTCATAAGTTGCCTTTGTAATTACGGACGATGGAGTGATGCCTCTCAACTACTCAGTGATATGATCAAGAGGAAAATCAACCCTGATTTGGTCACTTTCaatgcattgatcgatgcattTGGGAAGGAGGGAAAGCTTACAGAGGCTGAGAAATTGTACGAGGAGATGATCAAAAGGTCAATAGATCctaatattttcatttacaGTTCATTAATCAATGGATTTTGTATGCATGATCGTCTAGAGGAGGCTAAGCAGATGTTTTCTTTGATGGTTAGCAAAAGCTGTAGAGGTGTAGAGGTTTAA
- the LOC104703901 gene encoding pentatricopeptide repeat-containing protein At1g63070, mitochondrial-like isoform X2 has product MGIFCDMSQRGLVGDTVTYNTLIQGFFQADDCDNAQMVFKKMESDGVPPSIVTYNILLDGLCKNGKLEKALVAGKVEDGWDLFCSLNLKGVKPNVVTYTTMMSGLCSKRLLEEADALFREMKVDGPLPDSGTYNTLIRAHLRDGDETASAELIKEMRSCGFAGDASTFGLVINMLHDGRLDKSFLDMLS; this is encoded by the exons ATGGGGATCTTCTGCGACATGTCTCAAAGAGGATTGGTTGGAGACACTGTCACTTACAATACTCTTATCCAAGGATTTTTCCAAGCTGATGACTGTGATAATGCCCAAATGGTATTCAAAAAGATGGAATCTGACGGTGTGCCTCCCAGTATCGTGACTTACAACATCTTGTTAGATGGACTTTGTAAAAACGGGAAGCTAGAGAAGGCACTGGTG GCTGGTAAGGTGGAAGATGGGTGGGATCTATTTTGTAGCCTCAACCTTAAAGGAGTGAAGCCTAACGTTGTAACCTATACTACAATGATGTCAGGCTTGTGTAGTAAACGCCTATTAGAGGAAGCAGATGCCTTGTTCAGAGAAATGAAAGTAGATGGGCCTCTTCCAGATAGTGGTACATATAATACGCTTATCAGGGCACATCTTAGAGATGGTGACGAAACCGCATCAGCAGAACTCATCAAAGAAATGAGGAGTTGCGGGTTTGCTGGAGATGCTTCAACTTTTGGCTTGGTCATTAATATGTTGCATGATGGGAGATTGGACAAAAGCTTTCTGGATATGCTTTCTTAA
- the LOC104703901 gene encoding pentatricopeptide repeat-containing protein At1g63070, mitochondrial-like isoform X1 has protein sequence MRRSIAISMTGKRYIHRLTLARGNPGSIPALCWRRSFSDYREILSRRNGKLQDLKLDDAMGLFGNMVKSRPFPSIIEFNKLLSAIAKMKKYDVVISLGEQMQKLGISHSLYTYSILINCLCRSSQLPLALAILGKMVKLGYEPSIVTLNSLLNGFCHGNRIWDAVALVDQMVEMGYQPNTVTFNTLIHGLFFHNEASEAVALVDRMALKGCQPDLVTYGVVVNGLCKRGDIDLALNLLKKMEKGKIEVNVVIYSTVIDSLCKYKHLEDALNLFNEMEKKGIRANVVTYNSLISCLGNYSRWSDASRLLSDMIMRKINPNVVTFSALIDAFVKEGKLLEAEKLYSEMIQSKDCLPNVVAYTTLIKGFCKCKRVDDAMGIFCDMSQRGLVGDTVTYNTLIQGFFQADDCDNAQMVFKKMESDGVPPSIVTYNILLDGLCKNGKLEKALVVFEYMQKSKLELNIFTYNIMIEGMCKAGKVEDGWDLFCSLNLKGVKPNVVTYTTMMSGLCSKRLLEEADALFREMKVDGPLPDSGTYNTLIRAHLRDGDETASAELIKEMRSCGFAGDASTFGLVINMLHDGRLDKSFLDMLS, from the exons ATGAGGAGATCGATTGCGATTTCGATGACGGGCAAGAGATATATTCATCGGCTTACTCTGGCGAGAGGTAATCCTGGAAGCATTCCTGCTCTTTGTTGGAGACGATCTTTTTCTGATTACAGAGAGATATTGAGTAGGCGAAATGGGAAATTACAGGATTTGAAGTTAGATGATGcaatgggtttgtttggtaacatgGTCAAGTCTCGTCCTTTTCCTTCAATCATTGAGTTTAACAAACTGTTGAGTGCCATTGCCAAAATGAAGAAGTATGATGTTGTCATCTCCTTGGGCGAGCAGATGCAGAAGCTGGGGATTTCACACAGTCTCTATACATACAGTATCCTCATAAACTGTCTCTGCCGCTCTTCTCAACTCCCTCTTGCTTTAGCTATTTTGGGGAAGATGGTGAAACTCGGCTATGAGCCCAGTATTGTCACGCTTAACTCTCTTCTCAATGGTTTCTGTCACGGGAATAGGATTTGGGATGCCGTAGCTTTGGTTGATCAGATGGTGGAAATGGGATATCAACCCAATACGGTTACATTTAACACTCTGATTCATGGTCTTTTTTTCCACAACGAAGCTTCAGAAGCAGTGGCTTTAGTTGACCGGATGGCTTTAAAAGGCTGTCAACCGGACCTAGTGACATACGGTGTGGTAGTCAATGGACTATGTAAGAGAGGTGACATTGATTTGGCTTTAAATTTGctcaagaagatggagaaaggaAAAATTGAGGTCAATGTTGTAATCTACAGCACCGTCATTGATAGTCTTTGCAAATATAAACATTTGGAGGATGCTCTCAACCTGTTCAAcgaaatggagaagaaaggaaTTAGAGCCAATGTTGTTACCTACAACTCCCTCATAAGCTGCCTTGGTAATTACAGTAGATGGAGTGATGCCTCTAGATTACTCAGTGATATGATCATGAGGAAAATCAACCCAAATGTAGTCACTTTCAGCGCATTGATCGATGCGTTTGTGAAAGAAgggaagcttctagaagctgAGAAATTGTATTCGGAGATGATTCAAAG CAAGGATTGCCTCCCAAACGTAGTGGCATATACTACTCTTATAAAGGGATTTTGCAAGTGTAAAAGGGTAGATGATGCTATGGGGATCTTCTGCGACATGTCTCAAAGAGGATTGGTTGGAGACACTGTCACTTACAATACTCTTATCCAAGGATTTTTCCAAGCTGATGACTGTGATAATGCCCAAATGGTATTCAAAAAGATGGAATCTGACGGTGTGCCTCCCAGTATCGTGACTTACAACATCTTGTTAGATGGACTTTGTAAAAACGGGAAGCTAGAGAAGGCACTGGTGGTATTCGAGTATATGCAAAAGAGTAAACTGGAACTCAATATTTTCacatataatattatgattgaAGGGATGTGCAAGGCTGGTAAGGTGGAAGATGGGTGGGATCTATTTTGTAGCCTCAACCTTAAAGGAGTGAAGCCTAACGTTGTAACCTATACTACAATGATGTCAGGCTTGTGTAGTAAACGCCTATTAGAGGAAGCAGATGCCTTGTTCAGAGAAATGAAAGTAGATGGGCCTCTTCCAGATAGTGGTACATATAATACGCTTATCAGGGCACATCTTAGAGATGGTGACGAAACCGCATCAGCAGAACTCATCAAAGAAATGAGGAGTTGCGGGTTTGCTGGAGATGCTTCAACTTTTGGCTTGGTCATTAATATGTTGCATGATGGGAGATTGGACAAAAGCTTTCTGGATATGCTTTCTTAA